The following are encoded together in the Drosophila biarmipes strain raj3 chromosome 3L, RU_DBia_V1.1, whole genome shotgun sequence genome:
- the LOC108030759 gene encoding oxysterol-binding protein-related protein 11: MESNLNRIIRESAKLKLSGQLSKYTNVMKGWQYRWFTVDAKTGSLSYYLCDSSTVGDDIAPSPHVLASAPRGQVQLAGAVVYPSDEDSRTFAIACASGDTVKLRANDARARQEWVDGLRAVVESHMKAMDISNSSPLPPRELLAASDAMVSARQALFLTEQCNASLARAIESIDCASFSPTDPDLLLLKAISTASTQCLHQCLGLLQRHQEINQPPADAVPLVL; encoded by the exons ATGGAGAGCAACCTGAACAGGATCATCCGCGAGTCGGCCAAGCTGAAGCTCAGCGGACAGCTCAGCAAGTACACGAATGTTATGAAGG GCTGGCAGTACCGCTGGTTCACCGTGGACGCCAAGACGGGATCGCTGAGCTACTACCTGTGCGACTCCTCGACGGTCGGCGACGACATCGCGCCCTCGCCCCACGTCCTCGCCAGCGCGCCCCGCGGCCAGGTCCAGTTGGCCGGCGCCGTGGTCTACCCGAGCGACGAGGACTCCAGGACCTTCGCCATCGCCTGCGCCTCCGGCGACACGGTGAAGCTGAGGGCCAACGACGCCAGGGCCCGGCAGGAGTGGGTGGATGGTCTGCGGGCGGTGGTCGAGAGCCACATGAAGGCCATGGACATCAGCAACTCGTCGCCACTTCCTCCGCGGGAGCTGCTCGCCGCCTCCGATGCCATGGTCTCAGCCCGCCAGGCCCTGTTTCTCACGGAACAATG CAACGCTTCTCTGGCCAGGGCCATCGAGAGCATCGACTGCGCTTCCTTCTCGCCCACGGATCCCGACCTCCTCCTGCTCAAGGCCATCTCGACGGCCAGCACCCAGTGCCTGCATCAGTGCCTGGGCCTGCTGCAACGCCACCAGGAGATCAACCAGCCCCCGGCGGACGCCGTTCCCCTCGTGCTCTGA